CGTCCGCCTCCACCGCGTAGCGCGCGAGGCTGTTGTGCCCCCGGTTGGCGAGGAAGGCGTGCGAGCCGTCCGCCGTCACCAGGATCTGCGCCGGGTGATTGGTGCCGGACCCCGTGCCCGTGGACTGCGCCTCGCCGACGGTCAGGCGGCCCGTCCCGGGGTCGTAGGAGCAGACCGCGACCGTGTCGTCGACCTCGTTGGCGAGGTAGGCGTGGCGGCCGCCGGGGTGGAAGGTGAGGTGGCGGGGTCCGGCACCCGGCCGGGTCCGGGCCCGCGCGACCTCGGTGAGCCTGCCCGACGCCTCGTCCAGCCGGTAGGTGTACACGGTGTCCGTGCCGAGGTCCACCGCGAGGACGTGGCCGCCGTCGGGAGCGGTGACGATCTGGTGCGCGTGCGGCCCCTGTTGTCCGGGGCCGGGCGGGGGAGTGGAGTGGGCCACCAGGTCGGTGCGCTCCCCGAGCGCGCCCGAGGCGTCGATCGGGTGCACGGCGACACTGCCCGAACCGTAGTTGGCGCTGAGCAGCCAGCGCCCGCCCGGATGCACGGACAGGTGACAGGGCGCGGCGCCTCCGGTGCTCCGGCTGCCCAGGACCGTCCGGTCGGACAGCCGGACGGCGGTCACCGCTCCCTCCTCGCGCTCGCTCACCGCGTACAGGGTGCGCCCGTCGGGATGCGCCGCGAGGTACGAGGGATCGCCGACGCCGGTGAGGACGCCACGGCCGGTCGTCCGCCCGGTGCCGGGGTCGTAGTCGGCGAGGCCGACGCCCTTGCCGCCGTCTTCGGCCGAGGTGTACGTGCCGATGTACAGCGGGCGCGGGCCGGTGGAGTCGCCCTGTCTGCCCGAGGCGCCCGCGCCCGGCGCCGTGGGTGTCGGGGAGGGCGCCGGAGACGACGGGTCCGGCGCACCGCCGCACCCCGCCGCCGCGGGCAGCGCCGCCGCCCCGGCCGTCCGGGCGAGCAGCCCGACGAACCGCCGCCTGCTCCAGCCGTCACCGCTCACGCGCCTGCTCCTCGCATCGCTCCCGTTGGCTCTCCCACCGGCCCGCCGCCTCCTACCAGTCCCCGTCCTCCACCGGCTTGCCCTGCGCGTCCTTCAACGGCCGGACCTGCTGCTGCCCGGGTGCCTGCCACGGCTCGTGGTCGTCCCCGAGCCACTCGCCGACCGGCTTGACGTCCCGCAGCGGCTCGGTGGGCGCGAGGTCCTGGGAGTCCTGGTCGTAGTAGTCGTACCAGGGCAGGCCCGCCCGTGTGTACGCGGCCCGGTCCACCGGGGACGGCGGCGGCTCCTCGCCCGTGACCCGACGCCACTCCGGCGGCGTCACCAGGTGCACGAAGACCCGGCCCGCCGGGCTGTCGGCCCAGTGTTCCAGCGGCCGTTCGTCCCGGTACACCTCCTGGCGCATGGACCCGCCGACGCCCAGCCCCATCGCGGGCGCGGACCGGGACCGGGCCGCGCCCCCGTAGGCGGCGGCCGCGCCGGGGGCGGCCGGAGCCGGCATCGCCGCCCCGAAGGCACCACCGGGAGGGGCCGCCCGGCGCGCGAACTCGGCGCGCCGCCGCTCCGCCTCCCGCCACCGCTCCCGTTCCCGGTCGTTGAGACGGAAGTCCTGCAACTGGACCCCGCCCCAGACCTCCTCGCCGGTGACCTGGCCCTCGACGGTCGCCCCCATGCCGAGCGGCACCGCCACGAACTGCCGCACCGTGCCCGTCCCGGAGTTGATGCCGTCCAGCCAGGGCTGGCGGGGCAGGACCACGTAGTTCTGCGGATCGCGGGACAGCCGGGCGCTCCAGGGCCTGCCCGAGACCGCGCACACCTTGCCCACCCCGACCTGGAGCGCGGTGGGCTCCCGCGTGCCCGCGAAACTCAGCCACATGGCCTCCCGCAGGTACACCGGCAGCATCACGCCGCCGCGGGCCCGCCAGGACTCGGGGACCGTGTCTGCGTAGTCGGCGACGCGGCGGACCGGGAACTCGCCGAGCCCGGGCGGCAGCGGGTGGGTGCCCTGCTCGGGCAGCCGCAGGGTGCGGATGAACCGCACCGCGGCCCCGCCCGGCAGCAGCAGCCGGTTCCCGTCGATCCGCACGCTGGTGTCGGTCATCCGTACGCCCCCTCGTCGTCGTCCGCTCTTCCTCAAGGGGAACGCCGCGCGGCGCCGCTGCGGTTCCGCTTCCGCAGCACCGCCCGTCCCCGGTCCCGCAGCCGGGTCAGCCGAGGCATGCGTTCACGCAGCTCGCGCGTGTGCCGGTCCAGCTCCTCCAGGAGCCGCCGCGAGCGGTGCTCGGTGTCCATCTCGTCGATGATCCGGTTGACCTCGGCCAGCACCGCGCCCCGCAGCTGCCACTGTCGGGAGTCGCGCCTGACCTCCTCCAGGAGCAGTTCGGCCAGCCGGTCCCGGGTGGCCGCCGCCTGGCGCAGCTCGCTGGAGAGGCGCTCCTCCGCGGACTCGGCGTTCTCGCTGGCGCTGGTGGTGACCAGCACCGCGAAGCTCACCACGGCGTCGGCGATCTCGGACAGCAACTGCTGGATGGTGGCGCCCGTCTCCGGTGGGAACAGGGGCTCGGGCTCACGTTCCTTCGCGAGGTCGGTGAAGCTGCGCGCGAGCACCCGCATGACCACCGTGCAGATCTCCAGGGTGTCCAGACCGGTGCGCAGCACCACCCGGTGCAGCAGTCCCTCCCGCACCCGGGGGTTGAGCCGCAGACTGTCCTCGGCCTGCCGCAGGTCCTCGTCCACCTCCCCGATGTCGTGGTCCAGCCGGCGCGCCTCGTGCAGCCGGGCCGCCGCCTCGTGGAACGGCGTGCTGTCGGCGGCCTCCTCGCCCATACGCAGCATCAGCTGGCGCACCCGCCGGGCCAGTTCCTCGATGGACTCGCCCGCCTGCTCCACCCAGACCGGAGGGGCGAGGACCAGGTTGAAGGACAGTCCGACGATCGCCCCGATCAGGGTCTCCACCACCCGGGCCCACGCGAGGCTGCCGTGCGAGGTCACACCGAGCACCAGCATCGCGCTGATCGCCACCTCGGCCACGAACTCGTGCGCCCGCACCAGATGCCCGACGCCCAGCGCCGCCACGATCAGCAGGGCCAGGCTCCACCAGCTCAGCCCGACCAACTGGCTGAAGGCGATGGCGACCAGCACTCCGGCCACCACGGCGTTCACCCTGCGGAAGCTCATCTTGAGCGTGGCGTACAGCGTGACCTGGACGACCAGAAGCGCGGTCAGGGGCGCGGTGAGCGGTGCCGCCGACTTGTCCGGGCTCAGCCGCACCGCGATGACATAGGCGATCGAGGCGGCGGCGGCCGAGCGCAGGGCCTGCACGACCATGGGGTCCCTGAGCCACTTCACCCGCCGCAGAGCCGACTTCGCGGCCTCCCGTACATCACGCATCCTCGGGCTGTTCCCTTCCCCGGGCGCCTCGAACGTGTTCCGGACAGGACGGTAACCGGACAAAGGGGATGGGAGTGGTTCCTACGCGCCGTACGGCGGCCTGCGTCGGCGTTGGCCGCGCTCGTCAGGCGGTCACCTTGGCGAGGAAGGCGGACAGATTGCCCAGGGTCCGCTCGATCTGTTCCTCCAGGGTGAGGCTCTCCTCGAAACGGGCGCCACTCTGCGACACCTTCCTGCCCCGCAGGTACAGCGAGCAGGCCAGGTCGGTGCACATGTACAGGCCGACCGAGTTGCCCTCGCGTCCGGCCGCCCCGGCCCTGCGCGCCGTCATCAGCGACACGCCGCCCCGGGGGTGGGTGGTCAGGCACAGCGCGCACAGGCTGCGCTGGAAGTAACCGGCCCGGGCCTGCTGGAACCGCAGCGACAGGCCGGTCAGCCGTCCGTCCAGGTCCGCGACCAGATAACTGCGGTCGGGTGCCCCGGGATCCCGCCAGCCGAGGAAGTCGAGATCGTCCCAGGGGCGTTCGCCGAGATCGCGCGGGAGGGGCAGGCGCTTCGCCTCTCCCTTGGAGCAGTTGATGAAAGAGGTGCGGATGTCCTGCTCGACGAGTGCTCTCATGGGGGAGCCTCCCCTTCGGGTGCCGGAGTGGAAGACCTGGATGGCCAAACCTAGATGCCCTAGGTTTTCGCCTAGCGTAGATAGTCGCCAGCGGAAGGGCCACCGCATTTCGGCGAGCGGGATTTCATAGCATGAATTAAGGGCAGAGGGAAGTCGCGTGCTGCCGCGCGTCAGAGGTATGTTGCACACCGGGCACGGTACGGAAGGAGCCACATGGCGGGGCGGAACGGGCGCACGGTGCGCGACCTGAGAAGGGCCAACCGTACGGCCGTACTCCAGCGGCTCTACTTCGACGGACCGCTCAGCCGCTTCGAACTGGGCCCGGCGACCGGACTCAGCTCCGGCTCCGTCAGCAACGTCGTCGCCGACCTCGTCGCCGACGGCCTGGTGGAGGAGGCCGGCAGCGTCGACTCCGACGGCGGCAGGCCCCGCACCCTGCTGCGGGTGGCCCCCGCCAGCGGCCACATGATCGGCGTGGACGTCGGCGAGACCCGGGTGCGCGTCGAACTGTTCGACCTGACGCTCACCGAACTCGCCCGCGCCGAACGCCCGCTGACCCAGCAGGGCTACGACGTCGAGGTCATCGTCGGCCACATCCGCGACGGCATCGCCGAGGTGCTGGCCGCGGCCGGTCTCCCGCCGGAGCGGCTGCTCGGCG
The Streptomyces sp. NBC_01723 genome window above contains:
- a CDS encoding lactonase family protein — protein: MSGDGWSRRRFVGLLARTAGAAALPAAAGCGGAPDPSSPAPSPTPTAPGAGASGRQGDSTGPRPLYIGTYTSAEDGGKGVGLADYDPGTGRTTGRGVLTGVGDPSYLAAHPDGRTLYAVSEREEGAVTAVRLSDRTVLGSRSTGGAAPCHLSVHPGGRWLLSANYGSGSVAVHPIDASGALGERTDLVAHSTPPPGPGQQGPHAHQIVTAPDGGHVLAVDLGTDTVYTYRLDEASGRLTEVARARTRPGAGPRHLTFHPGGRHAYLANEVDDTVAVCSYDPGTGRLTVGEAQSTGTGSGTNHPAQILVTADGSHAFLANRGHNSLARYAVEADGARLRLLGTVPVGGDFPRQIAFSPDGGLLFAANQRSGTVSVFRVSEGGELRSAGEPFASPVAVCALPL
- a CDS encoding FBP domain-containing protein, whose amino-acid sequence is MRALVEQDIRTSFINCSKGEAKRLPLPRDLGERPWDDLDFLGWRDPGAPDRSYLVADLDGRLTGLSLRFQQARAGYFQRSLCALCLTTHPRGGVSLMTARRAGAAGREGNSVGLYMCTDLACSLYLRGRKVSQSGARFEESLTLEEQIERTLGNLSAFLAKVTA
- a CDS encoding FUSC family protein — its product is MRDVREAAKSALRRVKWLRDPMVVQALRSAAAASIAYVIAVRLSPDKSAAPLTAPLTALLVVQVTLYATLKMSFRRVNAVVAGVLVAIAFSQLVGLSWWSLALLIVAALGVGHLVRAHEFVAEVAISAMLVLGVTSHGSLAWARVVETLIGAIVGLSFNLVLAPPVWVEQAGESIEELARRVRQLMLRMGEEAADSTPFHEAAARLHEARRLDHDIGEVDEDLRQAEDSLRLNPRVREGLLHRVVLRTGLDTLEICTVVMRVLARSFTDLAKEREPEPLFPPETGATIQQLLSEIADAVVSFAVLVTTSASENAESAEERLSSELRQAAATRDRLAELLLEEVRRDSRQWQLRGAVLAEVNRIIDEMDTEHRSRRLLEELDRHTRELRERMPRLTRLRDRGRAVLRKRNRSGAARRSP